TTGTCAATGCCCGTTTCCGCTATAAAGCCTCTATTGAGGAACTCTCTTACCAAACGGAACGGAATCTGGACCGCAATCAATTGTTACGGTTAGCCGACTGCAACTTCATCAAACGCAATGAAACGTTGCTGGTTACGGGTAGTACCGGCATTGGCAAAAGCTATATCGCATCGGCGTTAGGTCATCAAGCCTGCATTCTGGGTTATCGGGTCCTGTATGCCAGTACGCCTAAACTATTTGCTCGGCTAAAAATGGCCAAAGCCGATGGATCGTATTTGAAAGAGTTAACTCGAATCGAGCGTCAACAACTACTGATACTGGACGACTTCGGGCTTCAGCCGTTTGATGCCCAGAGTCGGGCTGCGTTAATGGAAATCATCGAAGATCGGCATGGCAAGAGTTCGACCATTATCACCTCTCAACTACCGGTCAGCAAATGGCATGAAGTGATTGG
This window of the Spirosoma aerolatum genome carries:
- the istB gene encoding IS21-like element helper ATPase IstB, with product MNNNSLEKMRKMKMFGMFQAFKTSLESGQPIGYTIDEMIAYLIEAEWDDRQNRRIERQIVNARFRYKASIEELSYQTERNLDRNQLLRLADCNFIKRNETLLVTGSTGIGKSYIASALGHQACILGYRVLYASTPKLFARLKMAKADGSYLKELTRIERQQLLILDDFGLQPFDAQSRAALMEIIEDRHGKSSTIITSQLPVSKWHEVIGEKTIADAILDRLVHDAHRLELTGESMRRKRKPQVEISYQ